From Marinobacterium sp. LSUCC0821, a single genomic window includes:
- the lepB gene encoding signal peptidase I — MNFDFALILVVVTLVTGILWAVDLLFFASKRNRKDGALGDNSLGGEVAKPYWAEFSSSVFPVLAAVLVLRSFIYEPFQIPSGSMLPTLKVGDFILVNKYHYGLRTPVGNIKFLDNNEPQRGDVMVFKYPKNPSIYYIKRVIGLPGDEIVYKDKMLFVNGELQAQTLLAQMPPVEPKRLLVNENLSGVEHEIYRDTQAPVMSGGWKVPEGHYFMMGDNRDNSNDSRYWGFVPDELIVGKAVSVWMHWQQLLSIPDFTVMRSIQ, encoded by the coding sequence ATGAATTTTGATTTTGCGCTAATCCTAGTTGTTGTCACGCTGGTTACCGGTATTCTTTGGGCCGTTGATCTTCTCTTCTTCGCTTCTAAACGCAATCGAAAAGATGGCGCTTTAGGTGATAACAGCTTAGGCGGTGAAGTGGCTAAACCTTACTGGGCTGAGTTTTCGAGTTCAGTTTTTCCTGTATTAGCTGCAGTGCTTGTATTGCGCTCTTTCATCTATGAACCCTTCCAAATTCCTTCAGGTTCAATGTTGCCTACCCTAAAGGTTGGTGACTTCATTCTGGTAAATAAATATCACTACGGGCTGCGCACACCGGTTGGCAATATCAAGTTTCTAGATAACAACGAACCACAGCGTGGTGATGTGATGGTGTTTAAATATCCAAAAAATCCAAGCATCTACTATATTAAACGTGTGATCGGTCTGCCTGGTGATGAGATTGTTTACAAAGACAAAATGCTGTTTGTAAACGGTGAGCTGCAGGCACAAACCCTGTTGGCACAGATGCCGCCAGTTGAACCTAAGCGTCTGTTGGTTAATGAGAATCTTTCAGGCGTTGAACATGAGATCTACCGTGATACTCAGGCGCCTGTTATGTCTGGTGGATGGAAGGTGCCTGAAGGTCACTACTTTATGATGGGTGATAACCGTGATAACAGTAACGACAGTCGTTACTGGGGTTTTGTTCCTGATGAGCTAATCGTTGGTAAAGCGGTAAGTGTCTGGATGCACTGGCAGCAACTTCTTAGCATTCCTGATTTCACGGTAATGCGATCGATCCAATAA
- a CDS encoding DUF4845 domain-containing protein, translating to MNRNSQKGIGGLALMVLLFLGGVVFSMGMKLFSPYTTHETVKSVVQSVSVDPTELAKPNAEIRRDIERRFTINQVKLPDRDSLQIIQNESELTFLLDYEVRVPMFFNIDAVVMFKEEFKATKP from the coding sequence ATGAATCGAAATAGCCAAAAAGGTATAGGTGGTTTAGCGCTAATGGTACTCCTCTTTTTAGGGGGTGTCGTATTTAGCATGGGGATGAAACTTTTCAGCCCCTATACCACTCACGAGACGGTTAAGTCTGTTGTTCAATCTGTATCTGTGGATCCAACAGAGCTTGCCAAACCCAACGCTGAAATTCGTCGTGATATCGAGCGTCGTTTCACAATCAATCAGGTCAAGTTGCCGGATCGTGATTCCCTACAAATTATTCAGAACGAGAGTGAACTTACATTCTTGCTCGACTATGAAGTGCGCGTCCCAATGTTTTTTAACATTGATGCCGTTGTGATGTTTAAAGAAGAGTTTAAAGCGACTAAACCTTGA
- the rnc gene encoding ribonuclease III translates to MIRPVTELYRTLGYTFKDVTLLELALTHRSCGKRNNERLEYLGDSILNFVIANALFHKFPEAKEGEMSRLRAKLVKGETLAVIGREWGLGDYLRLGSGELKSGGYRRDSILADAVEAIIGSIHEDVGFDEAASFVLAHFEKRLDELDLQTSIKDSKTRLQEFLQSRRKPLPEYQLDKVEGDAHDQTFFISCNVALLSTPTKGVGSSRRQAEQEAAKAALKALDVK, encoded by the coding sequence TTGATCCGACCAGTAACTGAACTTTATCGAACCCTAGGGTACACCTTCAAAGATGTAACCCTGCTTGAACTTGCGCTAACTCACAGAAGTTGTGGCAAGCGCAATAATGAGCGTCTCGAGTATCTAGGTGACTCGATTCTTAACTTTGTTATAGCTAACGCGCTATTTCATAAGTTTCCAGAGGCTAAAGAGGGTGAGATGAGCAGGCTGCGTGCCAAGCTCGTTAAAGGTGAAACACTTGCCGTGATTGGTCGTGAGTGGGGATTGGGTGATTACTTGCGTCTTGGCTCTGGCGAGTTGAAAAGCGGTGGTTACCGTCGGGACTCTATTCTTGCAGATGCAGTTGAAGCTATTATCGGATCTATTCACGAAGATGTTGGCTTCGATGAAGCTGCTTCATTTGTCCTTGCCCATTTTGAGAAGCGTTTAGACGAGTTGGATCTGCAAACTTCCATTAAAGATTCTAAAACGCGCCTTCAAGAGTTTTTACAATCGCGTCGTAAACCTCTGCCAGAGTATCAGCTCGATAAGGTAGAGGGTGATGCACATGATCAAACTTTCTTTATTAGCTGTAACGTGGCTCTGCTAAGTACACCAACCAAAGGTGTTGGAAGCAGTCGTCGCCAAGCTGAACAAGAGGCTGCAAAAGCAGCGCTTAAAGCCCTGGATGTGAAATAG
- the era gene encoding GTPase Era translates to MDNQTRCGYVAIVGRPNVGKSTLLNRILGQKLSITSKKPQTTRHQILGIKTEDELQVIYVDTPGLHNDTGGNALNRYMNKAASEALRHVDLVVFIVDRTAWTDEDQIVLEKLEHVKCPVILAVNKVDILKEKESLLPWIESLNTKREFDQIIPISAHKGHNVDQLESAVESYMPEGMHFYPEDQITDRSSRFVASELVREKLMRNLGDEVPYGTTVEIEEFTQDERGLLTISALILVEREGQKRIVIGDKGERIKVIGRDARLDMEKMFDAKVMLNLWVKVKRGWADNERALASLGYRND, encoded by the coding sequence ATGGATAATCAAACTCGTTGTGGTTATGTGGCTATCGTTGGTCGACCTAACGTTGGTAAAAGTACCCTGCTTAATAGAATTCTTGGGCAAAAGCTCAGTATCACATCTAAAAAGCCGCAAACAACACGCCACCAAATTCTAGGTATCAAAACCGAAGATGAGTTGCAGGTTATCTATGTGGATACACCTGGGTTGCACAATGACACGGGCGGTAATGCACTCAACCGCTACATGAATAAAGCTGCCAGTGAAGCGCTGCGTCATGTTGATCTTGTGGTCTTTATTGTCGATCGCACCGCCTGGACAGATGAGGATCAGATCGTCCTTGAGAAGCTTGAACATGTTAAATGTCCGGTGATTTTGGCTGTCAATAAAGTCGACATTCTTAAGGAAAAAGAGAGTTTATTGCCTTGGATTGAGTCGTTGAACACCAAGCGTGAGTTTGATCAGATCATTCCTATCTCGGCACACAAAGGGCATAACGTTGATCAACTTGAATCTGCAGTAGAGAGCTACATGCCTGAAGGGATGCACTTCTATCCTGAAGATCAGATCACCGATCGCAGCTCGCGCTTTGTCGCTTCTGAATTAGTGCGCGAGAAACTGATGCGTAACCTCGGAGATGAAGTTCCTTACGGTACAACTGTTGAGATCGAAGAGTTCACCCAAGACGAACGTGGTCTATTGACCATCAGTGCTCTCATTCTTGTTGAGCGTGAGGGACAAAAACGCATCGTGATCGGCGATAAAGGTGAGCGTATCAAAGTGATTGGCCGTGATGCGCGCTTGGACATGGAGAAGATGTTCGACGCCAAAGTGATGCTTAATCTTTGGGTTAAAGTTAAGCGTGGTTGGGCTGATAATGAGCGTGCCCTTGCTAGTTTAGGCTACCGTAACGACTAA
- the recO gene encoding DNA repair protein RecO, giving the protein MAAYPDQVAAYVLHVRPYRETSALVDLLTLEFGKISVVARGARRPGSQLRHTLQPFNALSIRFSGRSDLKTLNQAESVEVLPTLAGDALLCGLYANELLERLLHPAEPIPQLFLYYRYLLNELRSGASIEETLRIFEQKLLKELGIWVDLSGCSEAYYRYDAGLGLRVALDSSSAHYTGEQLRAIEIGEYTEATTKRAAKKLMRALIQEQLGDRPLRARELFKPRVREVTGDN; this is encoded by the coding sequence ATGGCCGCTTATCCGGATCAAGTTGCAGCCTATGTGCTGCACGTTAGACCCTATCGCGAAACCAGCGCACTCGTAGATTTACTGACGCTTGAATTTGGAAAAATTTCTGTTGTTGCTAGAGGTGCTAGGCGCCCTGGTTCCCAGCTGCGTCATACTCTGCAGCCATTCAACGCACTCTCTATCCGTTTTTCTGGTCGATCAGACTTAAAGACCCTCAACCAAGCAGAGTCTGTTGAGGTTTTGCCTACTTTAGCAGGTGATGCACTTTTATGTGGTCTCTATGCCAATGAGCTTCTAGAGCGATTACTGCACCCAGCAGAACCCATACCGCAACTTTTTCTCTATTACCGTTATCTGTTAAATGAATTGCGTTCGGGTGCTTCAATTGAGGAGACTTTGCGTATATTCGAGCAGAAGCTTTTAAAAGAGCTTGGGATCTGGGTCGATCTATCAGGGTGTAGCGAAGCCTACTATCGTTATGACGCTGGTTTAGGGCTAAGGGTCGCACTTGATAGTTCTTCGGCTCACTATACGGGAGAGCAGCTTCGCGCCATTGAGATTGGCGAGTATACTGAAGCAACGACTAAACGTGCCGCTAAAAAACTGATGCGGGCATTAATACAGGAACAGTTGGGTGATCGCCCATTAAGAGCTCGCGAGTTGTTCAAACCGCGAGTAAGAGAAGTCACAGGAGATAACTAG
- the pdxJ gene encoding pyridoxine 5'-phosphate synthase, whose translation MLHPNRILLGVNIDHIATLRQARGTQYPDPVYAASIAEHAGADGITVHLREDRRHIQDRDIRLLAQTLQTRMNFEMAVTDEMVSFAEEIKPAHACLVPEKREELTTEGGLDVIGNEQNIAKACQRLASVGVEVSLFIDPDNQQIDAAKRCGAPAIELHTGAYADSEGAEQLAEFERIKAAAEYAFSIGLIVNAGHGLHYQNVEPIAAIPELNELNIGHAIIARALFTGLDQAVREMRDLMLNARAMAESL comes from the coding sequence GTGCTACATCCAAACCGCATTCTGCTCGGTGTAAATATTGATCACATCGCAACACTTCGCCAAGCACGTGGCACTCAATACCCAGATCCAGTTTATGCTGCATCGATTGCAGAGCATGCTGGTGCTGACGGTATCACTGTTCACCTTCGTGAGGATCGTCGCCATATTCAGGACCGCGATATTCGCCTGCTTGCGCAAACGCTGCAGACTCGAATGAACTTCGAGATGGCTGTGACTGACGAGATGGTCTCCTTTGCTGAAGAGATTAAGCCTGCACACGCCTGTTTAGTTCCAGAAAAACGTGAAGAGCTCACCACTGAGGGTGGTTTAGATGTGATTGGTAATGAACAAAACATTGCTAAAGCCTGTCAGCGCCTAGCTTCAGTGGGTGTAGAGGTCTCTCTCTTTATCGATCCAGATAACCAGCAGATTGATGCCGCTAAGCGCTGTGGTGCACCAGCGATTGAACTGCATACAGGTGCATATGCAGACAGTGAAGGCGCAGAACAATTGGCTGAATTTGAGCGTATCAAGGCAGCCGCTGAGTATGCATTTTCAATTGGTCTAATTGTTAATGCGGGTCACGGTCTGCACTACCAGAACGTTGAACCGATCGCTGCTATTCCAGAGTTGAACGAGCTTAATATCGGTCATGCCATTATTGCTAGAGCGCTATTTACTGGTTTGGATCAAGCGGTTCGTGAAATGCGAGACCTAATGCTAAATGCACGAGCGATGGCGGAGTCGTTGTGA
- the acpS gene encoding holo-ACP synthase: MIKGIGLDIVQIDRIESALTRTDGFAARILNDREQLEFRVSKQPARFLAKRFAVKEAVSKALGTGIGRGVSFQDIELMKRETGQPYIELSGGAQEVSDKLGISDWFISYSDEQNYVVAQAVGEGH, from the coding sequence GTGATTAAAGGGATTGGCCTCGATATTGTTCAGATAGATCGTATCGAGTCTGCTCTTACTCGCACAGATGGCTTTGCCGCACGCATCTTAAATGATCGTGAGCAGCTGGAGTTTCGTGTTTCGAAACAGCCCGCACGCTTCTTAGCGAAACGTTTTGCAGTCAAAGAGGCGGTATCTAAAGCACTGGGTACCGGTATTGGTCGTGGTGTTAGTTTTCAAGATATTGAGCTAATGAAGCGCGAGACTGGTCAGCCTTATATTGAGCTTTCAGGTGGTGCTCAGGAAGTCTCTGATAAGCTGGGTATTAGTGATTGGTTCATAAGCTACAGTGATGAGCAAAATTATGTAGTTGCTCAGGCGGTAGGTGAGGGGCATTAA
- the cysM gene encoding cysteine synthase CysM, which translates to MKSSDYPTIAQCVGNTPLVRLQRIEAANNNIILLKLEGNNPAGSVKDRPALSMIELAEERGDIKPGDTLIEATSGNTGIALAMAAAIKGYTLKLIMPNNMSEERKSAMSAYGAELIEVTQAQGMEGARDLADAMQARGEGKVLNQFGNMDNPEAHYRTTGPEIWQQTQGEVTHFVSSMGTTGTIMGTSRFLKEKNPAIQIVGLQPSEGSQIPGIRRWPKEYLPTIFEESRVDQVLDVSQKEAEDTMRRLAREEGIFCGVSSGGSVAGALRLAETVNDSVIVAIICDRGDRYLSTGVFSK; encoded by the coding sequence ATGAAAAGCAGCGATTACCCAACTATTGCACAGTGCGTTGGCAATACTCCACTCGTTCGGCTTCAGCGTATTGAAGCGGCTAACAACAATATCATTCTCCTCAAATTGGAAGGCAATAACCCTGCTGGTTCCGTAAAGGATCGTCCTGCGCTCAGTATGATAGAGCTAGCTGAAGAGCGTGGTGATATTAAGCCAGGTGACACGTTGATTGAGGCGACGTCAGGTAATACCGGTATAGCCCTAGCAATGGCAGCTGCAATCAAGGGTTACACACTCAAATTGATCATGCCAAATAACATGAGTGAAGAACGTAAGTCAGCGATGAGTGCCTATGGCGCTGAGCTGATCGAAGTGACGCAGGCTCAAGGTATGGAAGGTGCTCGCGATCTTGCGGATGCAATGCAAGCGCGCGGTGAAGGTAAGGTGCTTAACCAGTTTGGTAATATGGATAACCCAGAGGCGCACTACCGCACAACCGGTCCAGAGATTTGGCAGCAAACCCAGGGTGAAGTCACCCACTTTGTCAGTTCGATGGGTACCACGGGTACCATTATGGGCACTTCACGTTTTCTGAAAGAGAAGAACCCTGCAATACAAATTGTAGGATTGCAGCCATCTGAAGGTTCACAAATCCCAGGAATTCGTCGTTGGCCTAAAGAGTATCTACCAACAATTTTCGAAGAGAGCCGTGTCGATCAGGTACTTGATGTCTCTCAGAAAGAGGCGGAAGATACAATGCGTCGTCTGGCGCGTGAAGAGGGAATCTTTTGTGGCGTCTCGTCAGGTGGTTCAGTTGCTGGCGCATTGCGTCTAGCTGAAACGGTTAACGATTCGGTGATTGTGGCCATTATTTGTGACCGTGGTGATCGTTATCTCTCCACAGGTGTTTTTTCAAAATAA
- the relA gene encoding GTP diphosphokinase: MVKVREEQPIRQDGSVDLDLWIDRLPDDFSFEDEERFRSACSLVESSLAEESEAGEAWAPGQNAFVTGLEMVQILVDLQQTEETLLAALLYRAVRERRIPLERIKNRFGKEVAHLIDGVLQMAAIGTRKNPRGEDDVLGSGASQTDNVRKMLVAMIDDVRVALIKLAERTCAIRAVKDADRRKRFIVAREVFDIYAPLAHRLGIGHIKWELEDLSFRYLKPNDYKGIAKLLAEKRLDRQQYISDVVSLLKDKLKEADIEGEVSGRAKHIYSIWRKMHRKNIDFSQVYDVRAVRILVPEIRDCYTVLGIVHGAWRNIPHEFDDYIASPKPNGYRSLHTAVFGPGSQALEIQIRTFAMHDEAELGVCAHHLYKGTDTRSRSDGYEEKISWLRQVLEWHEDLGDTETLGEMLHSDVTQDRVYVFTPDGHVIDLPVGATPVDFAYRVHTEIGHRCRGARVSGRIVPLNRPLKTGDQVEIMTTQEERPSRDWLNSNLGYVTTSKARAKIAHWFKTQAKDQNADAGRDIIIREFKRLALNVADADLSSIAKRLRHKSADDMYAALGAGDLRIAQIISAAQAREEEAQRDSQLDLNVPATHDKSTSSKAANSSGVQVLGVGNLLTQYASCCKPVPGDEIIGFVTQGRGVSIHREDCRDLQRLREKEPNRIIQVDWDDQAEITYPVDIVIEAYDRSGLLRDVMIVLANERINVLAANTLTDKHNNQANLALTLEISRLDKLGKVMDRINQIPNVSDVRRERSGAH, translated from the coding sequence ATGGTTAAGGTTCGCGAAGAGCAACCAATACGTCAGGATGGCTCGGTCGATTTAGATCTTTGGATTGACCGCCTTCCAGATGATTTTAGTTTTGAAGATGAAGAGCGCTTTAGATCAGCCTGTTCACTTGTAGAGTCATCTCTAGCTGAAGAGAGTGAAGCAGGTGAGGCCTGGGCTCCTGGTCAGAATGCTTTTGTTACTGGGCTTGAGATGGTCCAGATTCTAGTCGATCTTCAACAGACCGAAGAGACGCTATTAGCTGCGCTACTTTACCGTGCAGTGCGTGAGCGTCGTATTCCCCTCGAACGTATCAAAAACCGTTTCGGCAAAGAGGTTGCACACCTAATTGATGGTGTGTTGCAGATGGCCGCTATTGGCACTCGTAAAAATCCTCGTGGTGAAGATGATGTACTCGGTAGTGGCGCAAGTCAGACGGATAACGTCCGTAAGATGCTTGTAGCCATGATCGATGATGTACGTGTAGCGCTGATCAAATTGGCTGAACGTACCTGTGCTATTCGTGCCGTCAAAGACGCAGATCGTCGTAAGCGCTTTATTGTTGCCCGTGAAGTATTTGATATCTATGCCCCGCTGGCACATCGATTGGGCATAGGTCATATCAAGTGGGAGCTGGAAGATCTATCCTTCCGCTACCTTAAGCCAAATGACTACAAAGGCATCGCTAAGCTTCTTGCAGAGAAACGTCTAGATCGCCAGCAGTACATCTCAGATGTGGTATCACTCCTTAAGGATAAACTTAAAGAGGCGGATATCGAGGGTGAAGTTTCGGGTAGGGCGAAGCATATCTACAGTATCTGGCGAAAGATGCATCGTAAGAACATCGATTTTAGCCAGGTATATGATGTGCGCGCCGTGCGTATTCTGGTTCCAGAAATTCGTGATTGCTATACGGTGCTCGGTATTGTGCATGGTGCTTGGCGTAATATCCCACACGAGTTTGATGACTATATCGCGTCACCTAAACCAAACGGCTATCGCTCGTTGCATACCGCTGTTTTCGGTCCAGGGTCACAGGCGCTCGAGATCCAGATTCGAACCTTTGCTATGCACGATGAGGCTGAGTTAGGTGTATGTGCCCACCACCTTTATAAAGGTACAGATACTCGCTCTCGCTCGGATGGCTATGAAGAGAAGATCTCCTGGCTACGTCAGGTACTTGAGTGGCATGAGGATCTGGGTGATACCGAAACCCTTGGTGAGATGCTGCACTCTGATGTGACTCAAGATCGTGTCTATGTATTTACACCTGATGGTCACGTTATCGATCTCCCTGTTGGCGCTACACCTGTTGATTTTGCATACCGTGTCCATACTGAAATAGGACATCGTTGTCGTGGAGCGCGCGTATCGGGTCGTATCGTTCCGCTAAACCGCCCATTAAAGACGGGCGATCAGGTTGAGATTATGACCACCCAAGAGGAGAGACCAAGTCGTGACTGGCTCAACTCAAACTTGGGTTATGTCACCACCTCGAAAGCGCGTGCGAAAATCGCCCATTGGTTCAAAACTCAAGCAAAAGATCAGAATGCTGATGCCGGTCGTGACATCATTATTCGAGAGTTTAAACGTCTTGCTCTCAATGTAGCTGATGCTGATTTGTCCTCAATTGCTAAGCGCCTGCGCCACAAGAGTGCCGATGATATGTATGCGGCTTTGGGTGCGGGGGACCTTCGTATAGCGCAAATCATATCTGCTGCTCAAGCTAGAGAAGAGGAGGCACAGCGTGACTCCCAGCTCGATCTCAATGTGCCTGCTACGCATGACAAATCAACGAGTTCGAAAGCTGCTAACTCTTCAGGAGTGCAGGTTCTGGGTGTTGGTAACCTGCTGACCCAATACGCGAGCTGCTGTAAGCCTGTGCCTGGCGATGAGATTATTGGCTTTGTTACCCAAGGCCGTGGTGTATCGATACACCGTGAAGATTGTCGTGATCTCCAACGACTCCGTGAGAAAGAGCCTAACCGAATTATCCAAGTGGATTGGGATGATCAGGCTGAAATTACATACCCGGTAGATATTGTTATAGAAGCTTATGACCGTTCTGGTCTTCTGCGTGATGTCATGATTGTGTTAGCAAACGAGCGAATCAACGTGCTCGCAGCTAATACGTTGACGGATAAGCACAATAACCAAGCCAACCTTGCACTGACATTAGAGATCAGTCGACTTGATAAACTAGGCAAAGTGATGGATCGCATTAATCAGATCCCTAACGTAAGTGACGTACGTCGTGAACGGTCGGGAGCGCATTAA
- the mazG gene encoding nucleoside triphosphate pyrophosphohydrolase — MANYTLKDLIYLMERLRSPEGGCPWDLEQTYATIVPHTLEEAYEVADTIEREDWSHLEDELGDLLFQVVFYTQLGREDGRFNMDTVIQGLCEKLVRRHPHVFPTGELYADSSDVAIEVSAVNQQWEAIKQQERDKKERARILDEIPLSLPAMSRAVKLTKRASKVGFDWDDASGVLDKIEEELLELREAMAIGNSQEVREELGDLIFAMANLARKLDVDPETAVRETNSKFERRFNYVEDQVLASGKEWATYDLQQLDLWWDEAKEKGL, encoded by the coding sequence ATGGCTAACTATACACTCAAGGATCTTATCTACCTTATGGAGCGACTACGTTCTCCTGAGGGTGGATGTCCTTGGGATCTTGAGCAGACCTACGCCACGATTGTTCCTCATACGCTCGAAGAGGCCTATGAGGTTGCCGATACGATTGAGCGAGAGGACTGGAGTCATCTTGAGGATGAGTTAGGGGACCTGTTGTTTCAGGTTGTTTTCTATACTCAGCTAGGTCGTGAAGATGGCCGCTTTAACATGGACACTGTGATACAAGGTTTGTGCGAGAAGTTGGTTCGTCGCCACCCGCATGTTTTTCCTACAGGGGAACTCTATGCAGATAGCAGTGACGTCGCCATTGAGGTTAGCGCTGTAAATCAGCAGTGGGAAGCGATAAAACAGCAAGAGCGTGACAAAAAAGAGCGTGCTCGCATACTTGATGAGATTCCACTCTCACTCCCAGCTATGTCGCGTGCTGTAAAGCTTACAAAACGCGCTTCTAAGGTGGGTTTTGATTGGGATGACGCCTCAGGTGTTTTAGATAAAATTGAAGAGGAGTTGCTCGAGCTTCGTGAAGCGATGGCTATTGGTAACTCCCAAGAAGTGCGTGAAGAGTTAGGCGATCTTATCTTTGCTATGGCCAATCTGGCTCGTAAGCTCGATGTAGATCCTGAAACAGCAGTTCGCGAAACCAACAGTAAGTTCGAACGTCGCTTTAACTATGTTGAAGATCAGGTACTCGCTTCTGGTAAAGAGTGGGCAACATACGATCTACAACAGTTAGACCTCTGGTGGGATGAAGCCAAGGAGAAGGGACTTTAA